The Primulina eburnea isolate SZY01 chromosome 6, ASM2296580v1, whole genome shotgun sequence genome contains a region encoding:
- the LOC140834696 gene encoding probable WRKY transcription factor 20, whose product MSILPLPIFTSSRKAPPLSLSPMMEDFRALSHSPSDNASAHVTSTPEHVPDGGSSVAPDAAFPGGGCGSSNGAKYRLMSPAKLPISRSTCITIPPGLSPTSFLESPVLLSYVKVEPSPTTGSLFKPQLMQRACENSMLSSEKLCSRGHAVDGITPRDFEFKFLVGSNTVSELSSAGQAIPVGFNANIPFGQAQDQRFSQSSAPPSLVTCGQSELRVSAPMSVHESSACSTVDELNNGRHLTPTIITDPKDSSPLATADRTSDDGYNWRKYGQKLVKGSEFPRSYYKCTYPNCEVKKIFERSPSGQITEIFYKGSHDHPKPQAARRQNPGALLCIQEEKLDQSLSFMVQEDKLNTSNLEPSVSLVLSPRKMNEDGVDGSGSQYLAINDEVDEDDPVLKRRRMEDDLDVTPVVKPIREPRVVVQTISEVDILDDGYRWRKYGQKVVRGNPNPRSYYKCTNAGCPVRKHVERASHDPKAVITTYEGKHNHDVPTARNNSHEFAGNAPYTITSKIMPEESNSLSLDLGVGISRVAENRLNEQTRASNAADRDQIALHDSGMNVIQQSPACYGIVNGGFNLYENRENQVEVHSFQTLPIHPSNQCPQNPGRILMGP is encoded by the exons ATGTCCATATTACCCCTACCCATTTTCACGTCGTCTCGAAAGGCCCCTCCCCTCTCCCTCTCTCCCATGATGGAAGACTTCCGGGCCCTCTCTCACTCTCCCTCCGATAATGCCTCGGCACACGTGACCTCCACTCCCGAGCACGTGCCAGATGGCGGCTCCTCTGTAGCTCCGGACGCGGCTTTTCCCGGAGGCGGCTGTGGATCCAGCAATGGAGCTAAGTACAGGCTCATGTCTCCGGCCAAGCTCCCGATCTCTAGGTCCACATGTATTACGATTCCTCCTGGACTCAGTCCGACGTCATTTCTCGAGTCACCTGTTCTTCTCTCCTACGTTAAG GTGGAGCCTTCTCCAACCACAGGTTCTCTTTTTAAGCCTCAGTTGATGCAACGAGCTTGTGAAAATTCAATGTTATCATCTGAGAAACTTTGTTCCCGTGGCCATGCTGTTGATGGAATAACACCACGCGACTTTGAGTTTAAGTTCCTCGTTGGATCTAATACCGTATCAGAATTATCATCTGCAGGACAGGCT ATTCCAGTGGGGTTTAATGCAAATATTCCATTTGGTCAAGCTCAAGATCAACGATTTTCACAATCATCAGCACCTCCAAGTTTGGTGACATGTGGGCAATCGGAGTTGAGAGTATCTGCGCCTATGAGTGTGCATGAGTCATCAGCCTGTAGTACTGTTGATGAATTAAATAATGGAAGGCACTTGACTCCAACTATCATTACTGATCCTAAAGATAGCAGCCCATTAGCTACAGCTGATAGAACATCAGATGATGGGTATAACTGGAGAAAATATGGGCAGAAACTGGTTAAAGGAAGTGAGTTTCCACGAAGTTATTACAAATGTACTTATCCTAACTGTGAAGTGAAAAAGATCTTTGAACGATCTCCAAGTGGACAAATTACTGAAATTTTCTACAAGGGTTCGCATGACCATCCAAAACCACAAGCTGCCCGTCGACAAAATCCTGGTGCTCTTTTATGCATCCAGGAGGAGAAATTGGATCAGAGCCTGTCATTCATGGTTCAAGAGG ACAAATTGAACACAAGCAATTTGGAGCCCAGTGTCTCTTTGGTGTTGTCTCCTCGGAAAATGAACGAGGATGGTGTAGATGGTTCAGGTTCACAATATCTGGCCATCAATGATGAAGTCGATGAAGATGATCCTGTTTTGAAGCGGAG GAGAATGGAGGATGATCTTGATGTTACACCTGTTGTTAAGCCCATTCGCGAACCACGAGTTGTCGTTCAAACTATCAGTGAAGTTGATATACTAGATGATGGGTATAGGTGGCGAAAGTATGGACAGAAAGTGGTTAGAGGGAATCCCAATCCAAG GAGTTACTACAAGTGCACAAATGCTGGATGCCCAGTTAGGAAACACGTGGAGAGGGCATCACATGACCCAAAAGCTGTCATAACCACATATGAGGGTAAGCACAATCATGATGTACCAACTGCCAGAAACAACAGCCATGAATTTGCTGGAAACGCTCCGTATACCATAACTTCAAAAATCATGCCAGAGGAGAGTAATTCGCTCAGCCTTGATCTTGGCGTCGGGATTAGCCGTGTTGCTGAGAATAGATTGAATGAGCAGACACGTGCCTCAAATGCTGCAGACCGAGACCAAATTGCGCTACATGATTCCGGTATGAATGTAATTCAACAGTCCCCTGCTTGCTATGGTATCGTAAATGGTGGCTTTAATCTGTATGAAAATAGAGAAAATCAGGTCGAGGTTCATAGCTTTCAGACTCTGCCCATCCATCCTTCTAACCAATGTCCACAAAACCCTGGAAGAATACTTATGGGGCCTTAA